From the archaeon BMS3Bbin15 genome, one window contains:
- a CDS encoding NADH dehydrogenase subunit I: MTNYFGDIMSEDELSYTLKFNEGIMLFERDSTRENRRLIYDKDRCTGCGMCVEACPTKAVYLGPLGAINKGLSDVPHISIDAEKCVLCGICSAICLFNSINVEIDGRSVKNNRDFVNYEGIHIFNQNKCSMKNEEKLEACEDCMNACPRNAITFAGIKEVEDKNINTMERDEDKCVFCSACEKACPTEAIKVNKIFDGELVVDQEICQGCGSCKEICPTGAIYLPNYNKLWEKVPKVEVTTQICCFCSACEKVCPVNAITLKRSSVKYTKGEEKSWTKAWEKAFKSFVG; encoded by the coding sequence ATGACAAATTATTTTGGTGATATTATGAGTGAAGATGAGCTCAGTTACACCCTTAAGTTTAATGAAGGTATCATGCTTTTTGAGAGGGATTCTACCAGAGAAAATAGAAGGCTTATATACGATAAAGACAGGTGCACTGGATGCGGAATGTGCGTTGAAGCCTGTCCCACAAAGGCTGTCTATCTGGGTCCCCTCGGAGCCATAAATAAAGGACTTTCCGATGTACCACATATTTCCATAGACGCTGAAAAGTGTGTACTCTGCGGAATATGCAGCGCAATCTGCCTTTTTAATTCCATAAACGTTGAAATAGATGGAAGAAGTGTTAAAAATAATAGAGATTTTGTGAACTATGAGGGAATTCATATATTCAATCAGAATAAATGCAGCATGAAAAATGAAGAGAAGCTAGAAGCCTGCGAAGATTGTATGAATGCATGTCCCAGAAATGCCATAACCTTTGCAGGAATTAAAGAAGTTGAAGACAAAAATATAAACACCATGGAAAGAGACGAAGATAAATGCGTTTTCTGCTCTGCCTGTGAGAAAGCCTGCCCCACTGAAGCTATAAAGGTGAATAAAATATTTGATGGTGAATTAGTTGTGGACCAAGAGATATGTCAGGGCTGTGGGAGCTGCAAGGAGATATGTCCCACCGGCGCTATTTACCTTCCCAATTATAACAAACTCTGGGAAAAAGTACCGAAAGTCGAAGTTACAACCCAGATATGCTGTTTCTGTTCCGCATGTGAGAAGGTGTGCCCTGTGAATGCAATAACACTTAAGAGAAGCAGTGTAAAATACACAAAGGGTGAAGAAAAGTCCTGGACAAAGGCCTGGGAAAAAGCCTTCAAAAGTTTTGTAGGGTGA
- a CDS encoding molybdopterin dinucleotide binding domain protein — translation MLEFTLITGRTVTQGEAMEKGKNLENFSRACASVELDPNDMVKIGVREGDTVKVETPAGSVAVKAVKSKDAPHEGIAFMPLGPWANTLIGSGTDGTGMPPFKGIKAKVVPAPDDNVLGTEELVETLYSKFLEDKG, via the coding sequence ATGCTGGAATTTACTCTCATAACCGGAAGGACTGTGACACAGGGTGAAGCCATGGAAAAAGGAAAAAATCTTGAGAATTTCTCCAGAGCCTGTGCTTCTGTGGAGTTAGACCCTAATGATATGGTGAAAATAGGGGTCAGGGAGGGCGATACAGTTAAAGTTGAAACCCCAGCAGGGAGTGTTGCTGTAAAGGCAGTAAAATCAAAGGATGCACCTCATGAGGGAATAGCATTTATGCCACTGGGACCCTGGGCAAATACTCTTATAGGCTCAGGTACAGACGGCACCGGCATGCCTCCCTTTAAAGGAATAAAAGCAAAGGTTGTGCCTGCTCCTGATGACAATGTGCTTGGTACTGAAGAACTTGTTGAAACTCTCTATTCAAAATTTCTTGAAGATAAAGGGTGA
- a CDS encoding transposase DDE domain protein, producing the protein MVFYRNLKGQEWLFPHDIRDMIPDNHICHLVDMVMGGMDFNDLESSYEGPGHPAYHPKVMLKILIMATIDGIHSSRNIAKLARENVVYMYLAGLLKPDFRTISDFRKDHPEEVRRAFKEVVMLAKSLDMVHLGHISIDGTRVKANASNYSVIKKEDLDEIDRFIREELARGAEEDEKEDEIYGLDKTGYELPEDTDKKKIVSRIKERFKKGDDKERRRLLKIMGKARDEMERGKGNLASLTDPESRFMRNSNGRIGLSYNAQITVDSEEGIILANDVVQDSHDSGQLIPQIEQTEEYLGKDLSDIEVSADNGYYSMDNILFLKSKKIDGYIPDEDLATEMKGSTRREGFFLKRMFRYDKDKDFFICPEGKNLTLSTEYLDKSNGRRVRTYRCGMKVCFECSSRKRCTKSKKGRIVKSYGHETLRLEMAEKMRSDAGRKKYKMRARTVEAPFGDIKQNMGLREFLTRGVTTVKTEFNLVCTAHNLKRIWKHIGEKSVLTDMGVNERLSTSDCVKTTNFVNSLPSFSCKHVFLHNLTLWGLGIFNQIFAIFILLTTDIELSDSL; encoded by the coding sequence ATGGTCTTCTACAGGAATTTGAAGGGACAAGAGTGGCTATTCCCACATGACATCAGGGATATGATACCTGACAATCACATATGCCACCTTGTAGATATGGTGATGGGCGGGATGGACTTTAATGATTTAGAGTCCAGTTACGAGGGTCCAGGCCACCCAGCCTATCATCCGAAGGTGATGCTAAAAATTCTCATTATGGCAACAATAGACGGGATTCACTCATCGAGGAATATCGCAAAGCTAGCCAGGGAAAACGTGGTTTACATGTACCTTGCAGGTCTTCTTAAACCCGATTTTAGGACGATAAGCGACTTCAGAAAAGACCATCCGGAAGAGGTGAGAAGGGCATTCAAAGAGGTTGTGATGCTTGCCAAAAGTCTTGACATGGTGCATCTGGGACACATATCCATCGACGGCACCAGGGTGAAAGCCAATGCCTCCAACTACAGTGTGATTAAAAAGGAGGACCTGGATGAAATTGATAGGTTCATCAGAGAGGAGTTGGCGAGGGGTGCTGAAGAAGACGAAAAGGAGGACGAGATTTACGGTCTGGACAAGACAGGCTATGAACTTCCTGAAGACACCGACAAGAAGAAGATAGTATCCAGAATCAAGGAGCGTTTCAAGAAAGGAGACGATAAGGAGAGAAGACGCCTTTTAAAGATTATGGGAAAAGCCAGGGATGAAATGGAGCGTGGGAAAGGCAATCTTGCCAGTCTTACCGACCCGGAAAGCAGATTCATGCGGAACAGCAATGGACGAATAGGACTCTCCTACAATGCTCAAATAACAGTGGATTCAGAAGAAGGGATAATTTTAGCCAATGACGTCGTTCAGGATTCGCATGACTCAGGCCAACTGATACCTCAAATAGAACAAACGGAAGAGTATCTGGGAAAAGACCTTTCAGACATAGAAGTGAGTGCCGACAACGGTTATTACAGCATGGACAACATACTATTCCTGAAGAGTAAAAAAATAGACGGTTACATACCTGACGAGGATCTTGCCACAGAAATGAAAGGTAGCACCAGAAGAGAGGGTTTTTTCCTGAAACGTATGTTCCGCTACGATAAAGACAAGGACTTCTTCATCTGTCCCGAAGGGAAAAACCTTACCCTCAGCACAGAATATTTGGACAAGAGTAATGGTCGTAGAGTCAGAACATATCGGTGCGGAATGAAAGTATGCTTTGAGTGCAGCTCCCGAAAACGATGTACCAAGAGCAAAAAAGGGAGGATAGTGAAATCATATGGGCATGAGACCTTGAGACTCGAGATGGCAGAGAAAATGCGGTCTGACGCAGGACGGAAGAAATACAAGATGAGGGCTAGGACTGTAGAGGCTCCTTTCGGGGATATCAAGCAAAACATGGGTTTAAGGGAGTTCCTCACACGGGGAGTGACAACAGTTAAAACTGAGTTCAATTTGGTATGTACTGCCCATAATCTCAAAAGGATATGGAAGCATATAGGGGAAAAGAGTGTTTTGACAGATATGGGTGTGAACGAGCGACTCTCAACATCAGACTGTGTGAAAACCACCAATTTTGTGAATTCTCTACCTTCTTTTTCATGCAAACATGTGTTTTTACACAACCTGACATTATGGGGGCTTGGGATTTTCAATCAGATCTTCGCCATTTTTATCCTTTTAACCACTGATATTGAATTGTCGGACAGCCTCTAA
- the fdhF_2 gene encoding formate dehydrogenase H — translation MIHNDIVCTFCGTLCDDIQVETEGDVIEEIRHACRIGTAKFLSANDMEHRLLKPMVRKNGKLVEVTLEEAIDRAAEILRKATKPLLYGWSSTSCEADKVGVEIAENLGALIDSTSTVCHGPSVLAVHDVGMSTCTLGEVKNRADLVIYWGSNPMHGHPRHLSRYSIFPRGYFRERGQQDRKLVVIDVRKTDTAKLANLFIPMDYGKDYEVLSALRKVVNGGELKIDSIGGVSRQKIEELADIMKKAQFGVIFFGMGLTQSFGKHRNVDNAISLVRDLNAHTKFVIMPMRGHYNVVGFTEVLSWQAGFPFAVDFSRGYARYNPGETTANDVLQRGELDAALIIASDPVSNFPKKSVENLVKIPYIAIDIHPTPTTAMADVVIPTAIAGIEVEGTAYRMDAIPIRLRKVKEPPEGILDDVEILERLRDRLLESE, via the coding sequence ATGATTCACAATGATATTGTGTGCACCTTCTGTGGAACCCTCTGCGATGACATACAGGTGGAGACAGAAGGTGATGTAATTGAAGAGATAAGGCATGCCTGTAGAATAGGTACAGCCAAATTCCTGAGTGCCAACGATATGGAACACAGGCTTCTAAAGCCCATGGTGAGAAAAAATGGAAAACTGGTTGAAGTTACACTTGAAGAGGCTATAGATAGAGCTGCTGAAATTCTAAGGAAAGCAACCAAACCACTGTTATATGGCTGGAGTTCTACAAGCTGTGAGGCTGATAAGGTTGGAGTAGAGATAGCAGAAAATCTCGGAGCACTTATAGACAGCACCTCAACTGTATGCCATGGCCCCAGTGTTCTTGCAGTTCACGATGTAGGGATGTCAACCTGCACACTTGGTGAGGTTAAAAACAGAGCAGACCTTGTCATATACTGGGGCTCAAATCCCATGCATGGACATCCAAGGCATCTCTCAAGGTATTCCATATTTCCAAGAGGTTACTTCAGAGAAAGGGGTCAGCAGGACAGAAAACTTGTTGTAATTGATGTAAGAAAAACTGATACTGCAAAGCTCGCTAATCTTTTCATTCCTATGGATTATGGCAAAGATTATGAGGTCCTTTCTGCTCTCAGAAAAGTGGTTAATGGCGGAGAGCTGAAGATTGATAGTATCGGAGGAGTTTCGAGGCAGAAGATTGAAGAACTTGCAGATATTATGAAGAAAGCCCAGTTTGGAGTTATATTCTTTGGTATGGGGCTCACCCAGAGCTTCGGAAAGCACAGAAATGTTGACAATGCTATTTCCCTTGTTAGAGACCTGAATGCTCACACCAAATTTGTTATAATGCCCATGAGGGGACACTATAACGTGGTTGGTTTCACTGAAGTTCTATCCTGGCAGGCAGGTTTTCCCTTTGCAGTAGATTTCTCAAGAGGTTATGCAAGATACAATCCTGGCGAAACTACTGCCAATGATGTGCTCCAGCGTGGAGAGCTGGATGCTGCCCTTATAATTGCTTCAGACCCTGTTTCCAACTTTCCAAAGAAGAGTGTTGAAAATCTTGTAAAGATACCCTATATCGCTATAGATATACACCCTACCCCGACCACTGCTATGGCTGATGTTGTTATACCAACTGCCATAGCTGGAATAGAGGTTGAAGGCACTGCCTATAGAATGGATGCAATTCCTATCAGACTGAGAAAGGTCAAGGAACCTCCAGAAGGTATACTTGATGATGTTGAAATCCTTGAAAGGCTCAGGGATAGGCTTCTGGAGAGTGAGTGA
- the ttdA gene encoding L(+)-tartrate dehydratase subunit alpha, translating to MRTVRLEKIIETVEKLAIDSCYIAKKEMTEKIDNALKIEKSDLGKHILEKLLENAEIAEKEWIPYCQDTGVAIIFVELGEEVIFDFPGFIDALNEGVRRGYKKGYLRKSIVSDPLRRENTGDNTPAIVHINLVKGDRLRIKFCARGSGSENMSKVKMLKPAEGWEGIKSFVLETVREAGPNPCPPIIIGLGIGGNLEKAPLLAKNALYRGVGSEHRETFYAEKEKELLEEINNLGIGPQGMGGRVTAFEVHIEEAPCHIGSLPVAVVIECHAHRYREVEL from the coding sequence ATGCGTACTGTCAGACTTGAGAAGATAATTGAAACCGTGGAAAAGCTCGCCATTGACTCATGTTATATAGCAAAAAAAGAGATGACAGAAAAGATTGATAATGCTCTCAAAATTGAGAAATCTGACCTTGGAAAACATATCCTTGAAAAACTTCTCGAAAATGCCGAAATTGCTGAAAAGGAATGGATACCCTACTGTCAGGACACAGGAGTGGCTATAATCTTTGTCGAGCTCGGCGAAGAGGTTATATTTGATTTTCCCGGTTTTATTGATGCTTTAAATGAAGGTGTGAGAAGAGGATATAAAAAAGGCTATCTCAGAAAGTCTATAGTCAGTGACCCTCTCAGGAGAGAAAATACAGGCGATAATACACCCGCAATTGTACATATAAACCTTGTCAAAGGCGACAGGCTCAGGATTAAATTCTGCGCCAGGGGTTCAGGCAGTGAAAATATGTCAAAGGTTAAGATGCTCAAACCTGCTGAAGGCTGGGAAGGTATAAAGAGCTTTGTACTGGAAACAGTCAGAGAGGCTGGTCCAAATCCCTGCCCTCCTATAATAATCGGGCTTGGAATAGGAGGGAATCTGGAAAAAGCTCCCCTCCTTGCCAAAAATGCACTCTACAGGGGGGTAGGTTCCGAACACAGAGAAACCTTCTATGCCGAAAAGGAAAAGGAGCTTCTTGAAGAAATAAATAACCTTGGTATAGGACCACAGGGTATGGGTGGAAGAGTCACAGCCTTCGAGGTTCATATCGAGGAAGCTCCCTGTCACATCGGCTCCTTACCTGTGGCTGTTGTTATTGAATGCCATGCTCACAGATACAGGGAGGTGGAATTATGA
- the nhaX_2 gene encoding stress response protein NhaX, giving the protein MIKKILLATDGSAFSEKAGKYAIYLGKKLEAEVTALHVIELKPPRFLSPEDIDRQKAVMAKDCFNVLKKRAENKCVKLSTLILVSRSTARSILDESEDGYDLIVMGSLGKTGLKKLLLGSVSEEVVRKASIPVMVIH; this is encoded by the coding sequence ATGATTAAAAAAATACTCCTTGCCACTGATGGTTCCGCCTTCTCTGAAAAAGCAGGAAAATATGCAATATATCTGGGGAAGAAGCTGGAAGCAGAGGTTACTGCTCTTCATGTAATTGAATTAAAGCCGCCCAGGTTCCTCTCTCCCGAGGATATAGATAGACAGAAGGCTGTTATGGCAAAGGATTGCTTTAATGTACTGAAAAAGAGAGCTGAGAATAAATGCGTAAAGCTCAGCACTCTTATTCTTGTTTCAAGAAGTACAGCCCGGTCAATTCTCGACGAGAGTGAGGATGGATATGACCTTATTGTGATGGGCAGCCTTGGAAAGACAGGCCTGAAAAAGCTTCTTCTGGGCAGCGTATCTGAAGAAGTTGTGAGAAAAGCAAGCATCCCTGTAATGGTGATTCATTGA
- a CDS encoding cupin domain protein, whose translation MQIINLDEYAQFREDRYNLRLLHDSPGWRIINFNFEAGQELPVHSHDVESEVMILVLAGEGYFTGGESEVEVRPGSMLISKVSEPHGIKATTRMRVLVAIAPPI comes from the coding sequence ATGCAGATAATAAATTTAGACGAGTATGCGCAGTTCAGGGAAGATAGGTATAACCTCAGGCTACTCCACGACTCACCTGGCTGGCGGATAATAAACTTCAACTTTGAGGCAGGGCAGGAGCTGCCTGTGCACAGTCATGATGTTGAAAGCGAGGTTATGATTCTTGTGCTGGCCGGGGAAGGATATTTCACTGGCGGGGAGAGCGAGGTTGAAGTCAGGCCCGGGAGTATGCTGATAAGCAAGGTAAGTGAGCCTCACGGCATTAAGGCAACTACACGCATGCGTGTTCTGGTTGCGATTGCTCCGCCGATATAA
- a CDS encoding ferredoxin — MGNFTLKIDEELCQGCGNCIVVCPVSAFSDNNVAGGSGSDEQRNFGVITGAVKIYDPEFCTGCGTCVNACGYGAIKIEVQGQQKLEVKLSADNLWMTGEKAIVYDIIKKEGPLSIEQIIEKLEIPNRLALNLIFTLKNENKIFEAGKIEEDHRVGYIYTSEPPMTEEKEKEVEEVAEITVDPEKAEKLRKTLESMIDRFNTVKIRFMLEAGKLDRVKEELVAKLEER; from the coding sequence ATGGGTAACTTCACTTTAAAAATAGATGAAGAACTATGTCAGGGGTGTGGCAACTGTATTGTTGTATGCCCTGTAAGCGCTTTCAGTGATAATAATGTAGCTGGTGGGTCCGGCTCAGATGAGCAGAGAAATTTTGGAGTTATCACCGGTGCAGTAAAAATATATGACCCTGAGTTCTGCACAGGTTGCGGAACATGTGTCAATGCCTGCGGCTACGGTGCAATAAAAATTGAAGTACAGGGGCAACAGAAGCTTGAAGTAAAGCTTTCTGCCGATAATCTGTGGATGACAGGAGAAAAAGCCATTGTTTATGATATAATAAAGAAGGAAGGTCCTCTATCCATAGAACAGATTATAGAAAAACTTGAAATTCCAAATAGACTTGCATTAAATTTAATATTCACACTTAAGAATGAAAATAAGATATTTGAAGCAGGTAAAATTGAAGAAGACCACAGAGTTGGATATATTTACACAAGTGAGCCTCCCATGACAGAGGAGAAAGAGAAGGAAGTTGAAGAAGTGGCAGAGATAACAGTTGACCCTGAAAAGGCAGAAAAGCTCAGAAAAACCCTTGAGAGTATGATTGACAGGTTCAACACTGTAAAGATAAGGTTCATGCTTGAGGCAGGAAAACTGGACAGAGTAAAAGAAGAGCTTGTTGCCAAACTTGAGGAGAGGTAA
- the fumA gene encoding fumarate hydratase class I, aerobic, with translation MIHIKTPLTEETILRLKAGDMVELSGTVYSARDATHKKFFDALESREALPFDIEGQVIYYMGPTPPPPRKIIGAAGPTTSSRMDSYTPRLLELGLKGMIGKGKRSREVREAIVKNKAVYFAAIGGAGALAAKRIIKSKLIAYPELGPEALYKLEMDRFPLIVANDSSGNDIFELAIKRWNI, from the coding sequence ATGATTCACATTAAAACGCCACTGACTGAAGAAACAATCCTCAGACTCAAAGCCGGGGACATGGTTGAACTTTCGGGTACTGTATACTCGGCAAGAGATGCCACGCATAAAAAGTTTTTTGATGCCCTTGAGAGCCGTGAAGCTCTGCCCTTTGACATAGAGGGGCAGGTGATTTACTATATGGGCCCGACACCACCACCGCCCCGGAAAATTATTGGAGCAGCCGGCCCCACAACATCTTCAAGGATGGACAGCTACACCCCGAGACTTCTGGAACTTGGATTGAAAGGGATGATAGGCAAGGGTAAAAGGAGCAGGGAAGTCAGAGAAGCTATAGTTAAAAACAAAGCGGTTTACTTTGCAGCCATAGGAGGTGCAGGTGCCCTTGCAGCAAAAAGAATAATAAAATCAAAGCTGATTGCTTATCCTGAGCTTGGTCCGGAGGCGCTATATAAACTTGAAATGGATAGATTCCCCCTCATAGTTGCAAACGATAGCTCTGGAAATGATATTTTTGAACTCGCTATAAAGAGGTGGAACATATAA
- a CDS encoding V-type ATP synthase subunit I → MFFINLFKPERMLKVYFVFYIDCLTDVVKAIRKAGCLHLTDIKKEMPNLKPLETWESRVMECINKLENLNSLFLRERLQLKERLLGPRHIPLKIISEFPELEEIEARIKTLENDFKELKSEKEKFEKELNKIEFELKDTGDFKRRSYLKNLIDENKRKIKNIDMKLKTLGKKANREILFYNDILKNMLITEKAMKNFGRTEYVCAVSGWIPQNDADKIERILKKSCDTSFFYDRKPYEDEEPPIKLKNPAFLKPFEILTTTYGYPAYRGIDPTPLVALSFTLMFGIMFADIGYGISLTLLSLVIYLATTKKDQVMHSLNLILMYAGISSFIFGFVFGEFFGGILKVTSYVGEIEKDISSLFILSLALGFVHISLSLISRIITEYKSRESLYPVSLLLILLSALFFYSGYTAAGFLIMIPGLVLLFYMKGFGSFEEVISLFTNILSYIRIGALASMHIIFTGIFTMIILSLPRTITGIITGAVLFLLGSAIILASSTFIVFIHSLRLHWVEFFRRFYSSMGERYKPFRQESYYVYEV, encoded by the coding sequence ATGTTCTTCATAAATCTCTTCAAACCCGAGAGAATGCTGAAGGTTTATTTTGTTTTTTACATAGATTGTCTCACTGATGTGGTTAAAGCTATCAGAAAAGCTGGATGTCTCCACCTTACTGATATAAAGAAGGAAATGCCCAATCTCAAACCTTTGGAGACCTGGGAGAGCAGAGTTATGGAGTGCATTAACAAACTTGAAAATCTGAACTCTCTATTTTTAAGGGAAAGGCTGCAACTGAAAGAAAGACTCTTGGGACCAAGACATATCCCACTAAAGATTATTTCAGAATTTCCGGAGCTGGAGGAAATTGAGGCAAGAATTAAAACTCTTGAAAATGATTTTAAAGAACTTAAATCTGAAAAAGAAAAGTTTGAGAAAGAACTGAATAAAATAGAATTTGAACTTAAGGACACTGGAGATTTTAAAAGAAGAAGTTATTTAAAGAACCTTATAGATGAGAATAAGAGGAAAATTAAAAATATAGATATGAAATTGAAAACTTTAGGGAAAAAGGCAAATAGAGAAATTTTATTTTATAATGATATTCTAAAAAATATGCTTATAACTGAAAAAGCAATGAAGAATTTTGGAAGGACAGAATATGTGTGTGCAGTGAGTGGCTGGATACCTCAGAATGATGCAGATAAAATCGAAAGGATTCTCAAAAAATCATGCGACACCTCTTTTTTCTATGATAGAAAACCATATGAAGATGAAGAACCTCCCATAAAACTTAAAAACCCTGCTTTTCTTAAACCTTTTGAAATTCTGACAACAACCTATGGTTATCCTGCCTACAGGGGTATAGACCCGACACCGCTGGTTGCTCTGAGCTTCACTCTCATGTTCGGAATTATGTTTGCTGATATCGGCTACGGTATCAGCCTAACCCTTTTAAGCCTCGTAATATATCTGGCTACCACAAAGAAAGACCAGGTAATGCATTCACTGAATCTGATATTAATGTATGCCGGAATATCAAGTTTTATTTTTGGTTTCGTTTTCGGAGAGTTTTTCGGTGGTATTTTGAAGGTAACTTCCTATGTGGGAGAGATTGAAAAAGATATTTCATCTCTTTTTATCCTCTCTCTTGCTCTGGGATTTGTTCATATCTCCCTGAGTTTAATATCAAGAATTATCACGGAATATAAAAGCAGAGAGAGTTTATATCCTGTTTCTCTTCTTCTCATACTCCTTTCAGCTTTATTTTTTTATTCAGGGTACACTGCAGCAGGTTTTTTGATTATGATTCCGGGACTGGTTCTTCTATTCTATATGAAAGGATTCGGCTCCTTTGAGGAGGTTATATCTCTCTTTACCAATATTCTATCATATATAAGGATAGGGGCTCTTGCATCCATGCATATTATCTTCACAGGGATTTTTACAATGATTATTCTGAGTCTTCCCAGAACGATTACTGGAATAATCACAGGTGCTGTTTTATTCCTCCTTGGTTCAGCAATAATTCTTGCTTCCAGCACTTTTATTGTATTCATTCATTCTTTAAGGCTGCACTGGGTAGAATTTTTCAGGAGATTTTATTCAAGTATGGGAGAAAGATATAAGCCTTTCAGACAGGAAAGTTATTATGTTTATGAGGTGTAA
- a CDS encoding putative oxidoreductase/MT0587 has product MHFDIFIAGAGPAGLACAGELASEFEVGIAEEHPELGNISCTGVLGIKSLERLGIDYKDSVLSYIKSARLHSNTENLEFSFSKPVAVVVDRAAFDRGLGENALDEGAEILTSTRVVKVERKRKGWKIKLLREGKIEEVEAKVLIGADGFRSEIALSQGLRERWKPAHILSCYQLEVNCSAELTEVYFTHHARNFFAWKVPAGEKCRVGLCSRGTTLSPKSALKKLVSEKGIEGEILAETGDVIPLGIINKTYAESLLIVGEAAGFIKPITGGGVIFGITSGKLAAEVLKDAGNFSEGSLSRYEKLWKKNMGREINFGLHFSKLFHSLTGEELDKIFRTLDKEAVDEIKKNFSFDRHSFLLKVALRHGYRIFRALGTRRSAELLGELRKI; this is encoded by the coding sequence ATGCACTTCGATATATTCATTGCAGGAGCAGGACCAGCAGGGCTGGCATGTGCAGGAGAACTTGCCTCAGAATTTGAGGTTGGTATTGCCGAGGAGCATCCTGAATTGGGGAATATCAGTTGCACAGGAGTTCTCGGCATAAAGTCTCTTGAAAGGCTGGGGATTGATTATAAAGACTCTGTTCTGAGTTATATAAAATCTGCAAGGCTTCACTCAAACACCGAAAACCTTGAATTTTCATTTTCAAAACCTGTTGCCGTAGTTGTGGATAGAGCAGCTTTTGATAGAGGGCTTGGTGAAAATGCTCTTGATGAGGGTGCCGAGATTCTCACATCAACCAGAGTAGTAAAGGTTGAGAGGAAGAGAAAAGGATGGAAAATAAAACTTCTTAGAGAAGGTAAGATTGAAGAAGTAGAGGCGAAGGTTCTCATAGGGGCTGACGGTTTCAGGTCAGAGATTGCTCTTTCTCAGGGGCTCAGGGAGAGATGGAAACCAGCTCATATACTATCCTGCTATCAGCTGGAGGTAAACTGCAGTGCTGAGCTGACTGAAGTTTATTTTACTCATCATGCCAGGAATTTCTTTGCCTGGAAGGTTCCTGCAGGCGAGAAATGCAGAGTTGGTCTGTGTTCAAGGGGTACAACTCTTTCACCAAAATCTGCCTTAAAAAAGCTTGTCAGTGAAAAGGGGATAGAAGGTGAGATTCTTGCCGAGACTGGAGATGTTATACCCCTTGGAATTATTAATAAAACATACGCCGAAAGTTTGCTAATAGTGGGCGAAGCTGCCGGATTCATAAAGCCGATTACAGGGGGTGGAGTAATCTTTGGCATAACATCCGGGAAGCTGGCAGCAGAAGTGTTAAAAGATGCCGGTAATTTCTCAGAGGGCTCTTTAAGCAGGTATGAAAAGTTGTGGAAGAAAAATATGGGCAGGGAGATAAACTTCGGGCTGCACTTTTCGAAGCTCTTCCACTCTCTTACCGGGGAGGAGCTTGATAAGATTTTCAGAACCTTGGATAAGGAGGCTGTTGATGAGATAAAGAAAAACTTCAGTTTTGACAGGCACAGTTTTCTTCTTAAAGTTGCTCTCAGGCATGGTTACAGAATTTTCAGGGCTCTGGGGACAAGGAGGAGTGCAGAACTTCTGGGAGAGCTCAGAAAGATTTGA